One region of Vescimonas fastidiosa genomic DNA includes:
- a CDS encoding HAD-IA family hydrolase: MSERRAEVLLAAVIIARSTSFVFNKIGLRTMDAFNMLAVRFLLAFVLLAALFGRKLIKGLNRRAVAGGALVGFLFFLVMSCEMLALKTVNAGTVSLLENLAIIIVPLLESALHRRAPSAMSLLCAAIAVGGVALLTLEGGSFRLGAGECIALLAAFLYAAGIIAIDRTSHRADGFELGVLEVGFLGLFSLLASCLFSSPRLPQTSSEWGIILVLAVVCTGFGYTLQPVAQSHISADRASLFCALSPAFATIFGATLLHERVAGPGYLGIVLILGSILLPNLLTLRGKSRARAVLFDMDGTLLDTLEDLQDSVNHVLLAHGYPARTREEIRAFLGNGAAMLLRRALPDTVGEEEFAALLAEYKAWYQAHNCVKTRPYPGIPELLDKLRKSGVQVAIVSNKPDPTTKALAEKFFPGVPAFGQRDDLPAKPAPDLVLHALAVLDCPRESAIYVGDSEVDIQTAWNCRMNYIGVSWGFRGREKLLAVAPRAIVVDRAEEILQGKNLQLVH; the protein is encoded by the coding sequence ATGTCTGAGAGAAGAGCGGAAGTGCTGCTGGCGGCGGTGATCATCGCCCGAAGCACCTCCTTTGTGTTCAATAAAATAGGCCTTCGTACCATGGATGCCTTCAATATGCTGGCGGTGCGGTTTCTGCTGGCCTTTGTGCTTTTGGCGGCTCTGTTCGGTAGGAAGCTGATAAAGGGTCTGAACCGCCGCGCCGTAGCCGGGGGCGCCCTGGTGGGCTTCCTCTTTTTCCTGGTGATGAGCTGCGAGATGCTGGCCCTGAAAACGGTGAACGCCGGCACGGTCTCCCTGCTGGAAAATTTGGCTATCATCATCGTGCCGCTGCTGGAGTCGGCCCTGCACCGCAGGGCTCCCTCGGCCATGAGCCTGCTGTGCGCCGCCATCGCCGTAGGGGGCGTGGCCCTGCTGACCCTGGAGGGCGGGAGCTTCCGCCTGGGCGCGGGGGAGTGTATTGCGCTGCTGGCGGCCTTCCTGTACGCCGCGGGCATCATCGCCATCGACCGCACCAGCCATCGGGCCGACGGCTTTGAGCTGGGAGTCCTGGAGGTGGGCTTTTTGGGCCTGTTTTCCCTTCTGGCTTCCTGCCTCTTTTCCTCACCCCGCCTGCCCCAGACGAGCAGCGAGTGGGGCATCATCCTGGTCCTGGCGGTGGTGTGTACCGGCTTTGGCTATACCCTGCAGCCTGTGGCCCAGAGCCATATCAGCGCAGATCGGGCCAGCCTGTTCTGCGCCCTGAGCCCGGCCTTTGCCACCATTTTCGGGGCCACGCTGCTCCATGAGCGGGTGGCAGGCCCGGGGTATCTGGGCATCGTTCTGATTTTGGGGAGCATCCTGCTGCCCAACCTGCTGACGCTGCGTGGAAAGTCCCGGGCCCGGGCTGTGCTGTTTGACATGGACGGCACGCTGCTGGACACCCTGGAGGACTTGCAGGACTCCGTAAATCATGTACTTTTGGCCCACGGATACCCGGCCCGGACCCGGGAGGAGATACGGGCCTTTCTGGGAAACGGTGCGGCCATGCTTTTGCGCCGGGCCCTGCCGGATACGGTGGGGGAGGAGGAATTTGCGGCCCTGCTGGCGGAATATAAGGCCTGGTATCAGGCGCACAACTGTGTAAAGACCCGCCCCTATCCGGGCATTCCGGAGCTGCTGGATAAGCTCCGGAAATCCGGAGTGCAGGTGGCCATCGTCTCCAATAAGCCCGACCCCACCACCAAGGCTCTGGCGGAGAAATTCTTCCCCGGCGTGCCGGCCTTCGGCCAGCGGGACGACCTGCCCGCCAAGCCCGCCCCAGACCTGGTGCTGCACGCCCTGGCGGTGCTGGACTGCCCCCGGGAGAGCGCCATCTATGTGGGCGACAGCGAGGTGGATATTCAGACCGCGTGGAACTGCCGCATGAACTATATCGGTGTGAGCTGGGGCTTCCGGGGCCGGGAGAAACTGCTGGCCGTAGCGCCCCGGGCCATCGTGGTAGACAGAGCTGAGGAAATTTTGCAGGGGAAAAATTTGCAACTTGTCCATTGA
- the thrS gene encoding threonine--tRNA ligase produces the protein MSEENIYTFENKDYRSTYWHTCSHVLAQAVKRLYPEVKLAIGPSIEGGFYYDFDAPFNFTQEHLDALEAEMRKICKEKLKLERFELPRAEAIAFMQEKDEPYKVELINDLPADAHISFYKQGEFVDLCAGPHLDSTGRIKGNAIKLTQCCGAYWRGDSNRKMLQRIYAVAFPKKEELDEYLKQREEALKRDHNKVGRDLEYFTTVDYIGQGLPILLPKGARVIQLLQRWVEDVEQKRGYLLTKTPLMAKRELYKISGHWEHYLDGMFILGDPHDETKECFALRPMTCPFQYQVYLNRQRSYRDLPMRLGETSTLFRNEDSGEMHGLIRVRQFTISEGHLVLRPDQLEEEFKGCLELAKYCLGTVGLLDKCTFRFSQWDPANPNNKYEGTKEQWDEAQRVMGQILDDLDVKYEIGIDEAAFYGPKLDIQYKNVFGKEDTLVTIQIDMLLAQRFGMYYIDENGEKALPYIIHRTSLGCYERTLAYLLEEYAGALPTWMAPEQVRFLPVTDRAADYCADAAKALEAQGFRVEVDYRNEKIGKKIRDAQVEKVPYMVVVGDRDMENGTVSPRHRVDGDLGAMSLDDFTALLREVVDSKAKK, from the coding sequence ATGAGCGAAGAAAACATCTATACCTTTGAAAACAAGGACTACCGCAGCACCTACTGGCACACCTGCTCCCATGTGCTGGCCCAGGCCGTCAAGCGCCTGTACCCGGAGGTGAAGCTGGCCATTGGCCCCAGCATCGAGGGCGGATTTTACTACGATTTCGACGCCCCCTTCAACTTCACCCAGGAGCATCTGGACGCCCTGGAGGCGGAGATGCGCAAGATCTGCAAGGAAAAGCTGAAGCTGGAGCGCTTCGAGCTGCCCCGGGCCGAAGCCATCGCCTTTATGCAGGAGAAGGACGAGCCCTACAAGGTGGAGCTTATTAACGACTTGCCCGCCGACGCCCACATCTCTTTTTATAAGCAGGGCGAGTTTGTGGACCTGTGCGCAGGCCCCCATCTGGATTCCACCGGCCGCATCAAGGGCAACGCCATCAAGCTGACCCAGTGCTGCGGCGCCTACTGGCGCGGCGACTCCAACCGCAAGATGCTCCAGCGTATCTACGCCGTGGCCTTCCCCAAGAAGGAGGAGCTGGACGAGTACCTGAAGCAGCGGGAGGAGGCCCTCAAGCGCGACCATAATAAGGTGGGCCGGGACCTGGAGTATTTCACCACCGTGGACTATATCGGCCAGGGCCTGCCCATTCTGCTGCCCAAGGGCGCCCGGGTCATCCAGCTTTTGCAGCGCTGGGTGGAGGATGTTGAGCAGAAGCGGGGCTACCTGTTGACCAAGACCCCCCTTATGGCAAAGCGGGAGCTTTATAAGATCTCCGGCCACTGGGAACATTATCTGGACGGTATGTTCATCCTGGGCGACCCCCACGACGAGACCAAGGAGTGCTTTGCCCTGCGGCCTATGACCTGCCCCTTCCAGTATCAGGTGTATCTGAACCGCCAGCGCTCCTACCGTGACCTGCCCATGCGCCTGGGCGAGACCTCTACCCTGTTCCGCAACGAGGATTCCGGCGAGATGCACGGGCTCATCCGCGTCCGCCAGTTCACTATTTCCGAGGGCCATTTGGTGCTGCGCCCGGACCAGCTGGAGGAGGAGTTCAAGGGCTGCCTGGAGCTGGCCAAGTACTGCCTGGGCACCGTGGGCCTGCTGGATAAATGTACCTTCCGCTTCTCCCAGTGGGACCCCGCCAACCCCAACAACAAGTACGAGGGCACCAAGGAGCAGTGGGACGAGGCCCAGCGCGTCATGGGCCAGATACTGGACGATTTGGACGTGAAGTACGAGATCGGCATCGACGAGGCCGCCTTCTACGGCCCCAAGCTGGATATTCAGTATAAGAATGTGTTCGGCAAGGAGGACACCCTGGTCACCATCCAGATCGATATGCTCCTGGCCCAGCGCTTCGGTATGTACTATATTGACGAAAACGGTGAGAAGGCTCTGCCGTATATCATCCACCGTACCTCTTTGGGCTGCTACGAGCGCACCCTGGCCTACCTTCTGGAGGAATATGCCGGAGCTCTGCCCACCTGGATGGCGCCCGAGCAGGTGCGCTTCCTGCCCGTCACCGATCGGGCCGCCGACTACTGCGCCGACGCCGCCAAGGCTTTGGAGGCTCAGGGCTTCCGGGTGGAGGTGGACTATCGCAACGAGAAGATCGGCAAGAAGATCCGCGATGCACAGGTGGAAAAGGTGCCCTACATGGTGGTGGTAGGCGACCGCGACATGGAAAACGGCACCGTCTCTCCCCGGCACCGGGTCGACGGCGACCTGGGCGCCATGTCCCTGGATGACTTTACCGCCCTGCTCCGCGAGGTGGTAGACAGCAAGGCCAAGAAGTAA
- a CDS encoding uracil-xanthine permease family protein: protein MKKKHNLGNEAVYDARTLGLPRMLVLGLQHLFAMFGATVLVPILVQSYGLPLSIQTTLLFAGLGTLLFHVCTKFKVPAFLGSSFAFLGGFEAVSKLDAGKFATMTGEEKLPYALGGIVIAGGLYLVLALLFKLVGPQKVMRFFPPIVTGPIIILIGLNLSGTAITNASTCWWLALVAIAIIIVANIWGKGMVKIIPILLGVVGSYIVALIAGQVDFTEVGKADFVGLQQFVIAKFDLTSILVMAPIAIAAMMEHIGDMSAISSTTGTNFIADPGLHRTLLGDGLATAVAGMFGGPANTTYGENTGVLALSRVYDPRVIRLAALYAIILSFSPKFDALVNSIPTAIVGGVSFVLYGMISAVGVRNVVENKVDLTKSRNLIIAAVIFVSGLGFSSTGGITFTVGGADITLTGLAIAALCGVILNAILPGNDYKFGVDPQGDKSADLGSY, encoded by the coding sequence ATGAAGAAGAAACACAACTTAGGCAATGAGGCCGTCTACGACGCCCGCACCCTGGGCCTGCCCCGGATGCTGGTGCTGGGCCTGCAGCATCTGTTCGCCATGTTCGGCGCCACGGTGCTGGTTCCCATCCTGGTGCAGAGCTATGGCCTGCCGCTCTCCATCCAGACCACCCTGCTGTTTGCGGGTCTGGGTACGCTGCTGTTCCATGTGTGTACCAAGTTCAAGGTCCCGGCCTTCCTGGGCTCCTCCTTCGCCTTCCTGGGCGGCTTTGAAGCGGTATCCAAGCTGGATGCGGGCAAGTTCGCCACCATGACCGGCGAAGAAAAGCTCCCCTACGCCCTGGGCGGCATCGTCATCGCCGGCGGGCTGTACCTGGTGCTGGCCCTGCTGTTCAAGCTGGTGGGTCCCCAGAAGGTCATGCGCTTCTTCCCCCCCATCGTCACCGGCCCCATCATCATCCTCATCGGCCTGAACCTCTCCGGCACCGCCATCACCAACGCCTCCACCTGCTGGTGGCTGGCTCTGGTGGCCATCGCCATCATCATCGTGGCCAACATCTGGGGCAAGGGCATGGTGAAGATCATCCCCATCCTGCTGGGTGTGGTGGGCAGCTACATTGTGGCCCTCATCGCCGGTCAGGTGGATTTTACCGAGGTAGGCAAGGCCGACTTTGTGGGTCTGCAGCAGTTTGTCATCGCCAAGTTTGACCTGACCTCTATCCTGGTCATGGCCCCCATCGCCATCGCCGCCATGATGGAGCACATCGGCGACATGTCCGCCATCTCCTCCACCACCGGCACGAACTTCATCGCAGACCCCGGCCTGCACCGCACCCTCCTGGGCGACGGCCTGGCCACGGCGGTGGCCGGTATGTTCGGCGGCCCTGCCAACACCACCTACGGCGAGAACACCGGCGTCCTGGCTCTGAGCAGGGTCTACGATCCCCGGGTCATCCGTCTGGCAGCCCTGTACGCCATCATCCTCTCCTTCTCCCCCAAGTTTGACGCCCTGGTCAACTCCATCCCCACGGCCATCGTAGGCGGTGTCAGCTTCGTGCTGTACGGCATGATCTCCGCTGTGGGTGTGCGCAATGTGGTGGAGAACAAGGTGGACCTGACCAAGTCCCGGAACCTGATCATCGCCGCGGTGATCTTCGTCAGCGGCCTGGGCTTCAGCTCCACCGGCGGCATCACCTTCACCGTGGGCGGCGCGGACATCACCCTCACGGGCCTGGCCATCGCAGCCCTGTGCGGCGTGATTCTCAACGCCATCCTCCCCGGCAACGACTACAAGTTCGGCGTAGACCCCCAGGGCGACAAGTCCGCCGACCTGGGCAGCTACTAA
- a CDS encoding biotin transporter BioY: MSQKTKMLARAALLAALTAVGAFIKIPLGYSSITLQFFFTAMAGCLLGPYWGAASQGVYVLLGLVGLPIFTLGGGFGYVFQPTFGFLLGLIPSALVIGLITRKNRRPLRIILACVAGLATLYAVGLPYMGLILNVYLDKGWSLGRLLRDGMLLFLPGDALKIAVAAILFPKLSVFFDKKQ, from the coding sequence ATGAGCCAAAAAACGAAAATGCTGGCCCGGGCAGCCCTTTTGGCGGCCCTGACCGCCGTGGGGGCGTTTATTAAAATTCCCCTGGGCTACTCCTCCATCACCCTGCAGTTCTTCTTTACGGCCATGGCCGGGTGCCTGCTGGGGCCCTATTGGGGTGCGGCCAGCCAGGGGGTATATGTGCTTCTGGGCCTGGTAGGTCTGCCCATTTTCACCCTGGGCGGCGGCTTTGGCTATGTGTTTCAGCCCACCTTCGGCTTTCTGCTGGGGCTTATCCCCTCGGCCCTGGTCATAGGGCTTATTACAAGGAAAAACCGCAGGCCCCTGCGCATTATTCTGGCCTGCGTGGCGGGCCTGGCCACCCTCTACGCCGTGGGGCTGCCGTACATGGGGCTGATTCTCAATGTGTACCTGGACAAGGGCTGGAGCCTGGGGCGGCTGCTGCGGGACGGGATGCTCCTGTTCCTCCCCGGTGACGCCCTGAAAATCGCTGTGGCGGCGATTCTATTCCCGAAGCTGTCAGTTTTTTTCGACAAAAAACAGTGA
- a CDS encoding biotin--[acetyl-CoA-carboxylase] ligase, translating to MSQQRVCRALQEAGDYLSGQELSRTLGISRAAVWKAVEALRRQGYDIEARTGRGYRLVGAPDLLSRETVERYLSRPREDFRVLETVDSTNSFCRRLALEGAPDGTAVLADCQTAGRGRRGRSFQSPAGKGLFFSILWRPDCAPEKLLPLTALSAVAVCRAVQRVTGVRPQIKWPNDLVLGGRKLAGILTEMSLEGESGHVSHVVVGIGINVHQQPEDFTGEVADIATSLDLSLGGRVCRARLAAALLEEMDYLRREVLFTPERWLADYRAACLNVGRTVRLLQGDARETVQALRIDEQYGLVVRHEDGSVETVRSGEVSVRGLYGYTE from the coding sequence ATGAGTCAGCAGCGTGTGTGCCGTGCTCTGCAGGAGGCCGGGGACTATCTCTCCGGCCAGGAGCTGAGCCGGACCTTGGGCATCAGCCGGGCCGCCGTGTGGAAGGCGGTGGAGGCCCTGCGCCGCCAGGGGTACGATATCGAGGCCCGCACAGGCCGGGGCTACCGGCTCGTGGGCGCACCGGATCTCCTCTCCCGGGAGACGGTGGAGCGGTATTTGTCCCGGCCCCGGGAGGATTTCCGGGTGCTGGAAACGGTGGACTCCACCAACTCTTTCTGCCGCCGCCTGGCCCTGGAGGGGGCCCCTGACGGCACGGCGGTGCTGGCGGATTGCCAGACGGCGGGCCGAGGGCGCCGGGGCCGCAGCTTCCAGTCCCCGGCAGGCAAGGGCCTGTTTTTCTCCATCCTTTGGCGGCCCGACTGCGCCCCAGAGAAGCTCTTGCCGCTGACGGCTCTCAGCGCCGTGGCTGTCTGCCGCGCCGTTCAGCGGGTGACCGGTGTTCGGCCGCAGATCAAGTGGCCCAATGATCTGGTGCTGGGAGGGCGCAAGCTGGCGGGCATCCTCACGGAGATGTCCCTGGAGGGGGAGAGCGGCCATGTGTCCCATGTGGTGGTGGGCATCGGCATCAATGTTCACCAGCAGCCGGAGGATTTTACCGGCGAGGTGGCGGACATTGCCACCTCCTTGGACCTGTCCCTGGGCGGGAGGGTCTGCCGGGCCCGGTTGGCGGCGGCCCTGCTGGAGGAGATGGACTATCTGCGCCGGGAGGTGCTGTTCACCCCGGAAAGATGGCTGGCGGATTACCGGGCGGCCTGCCTGAATGTAGGCAGGACCGTGCGCCTCCTTCAGGGCGATGCCCGGGAGACGGTACAGGCCCTGAGAATTGATGAGCAGTACGGCCTGGTGGTGCGCCATGAGGACGGAAGCGTGGAAACTGTGCGCAGCGGCGAGGTGTCGGTGCGCGGACTTTATGGATATACGGAGTGA
- a CDS encoding chromate transporter: MKDLWELFYTFAKVGVMTFGGGYAMLPILQREVVEKKGWATDEELTDYFAIGQCTPGVIAVNTATFIGQKHRGVAGGIVATLGVVFPSLIIISALAKVITAYAHLSWVQHAFAGIRVCVCVLIFNAVLKLVKSAMKDAWCWGIFGLILVLSFVLDVSPILYVLAAGLAGVVLQAVKGREKK, from the coding sequence CTGAAAGACCTTTGGGAACTGTTTTACACCTTCGCCAAGGTGGGCGTCATGACCTTTGGCGGGGGCTACGCCATGCTGCCCATTTTGCAGCGTGAGGTGGTGGAGAAAAAGGGCTGGGCCACCGACGAGGAGCTGACGGATTATTTCGCCATCGGCCAGTGTACCCCGGGGGTCATCGCCGTGAACACCGCCACCTTTATCGGTCAGAAGCATCGGGGTGTGGCCGGGGGCATCGTGGCCACCCTGGGAGTGGTGTTCCCGTCCCTTATCATCATCTCCGCTCTGGCCAAGGTCATCACCGCCTACGCCCACCTTAGCTGGGTGCAGCACGCCTTTGCGGGCATCCGGGTGTGCGTGTGCGTGCTGATCTTCAACGCCGTGCTGAAGCTGGTAAAAAGTGCCATGAAGGACGCCTGGTGCTGGGGTATTTTCGGATTGATCCTGGTTTTGTCCTTTGTGCTTGATGTGTCGCCCATCCTGTATGTGTTGGCGGCGGGCCTGGCGGGCGTAGTGCTTCAGGCCGTGAAAGGGAGGGAGAAGAAATGA
- a CDS encoding chromate transporter: MTYLLLFYEFFKTGLFAVGGGMATLPFLYDMSARHPDWFSASQIADMVAVSESTPGPIGVNMATYVGFQVGSIPGAIVATIGLVTPSIIVILIIAAFLRSFRDSKLVNSVFYGLRPASAAMVAAAGLSVAGVALLHSGMTGLAALNWKALLLAAVLLVLTRWVKPTKGLHPILFILASAVVGVVFSF; encoded by the coding sequence ATGACCTATCTGCTGCTGTTTTACGAGTTTTTCAAGACCGGCCTTTTCGCCGTGGGCGGCGGTATGGCGACCCTGCCGTTTCTCTATGATATGTCCGCCCGGCATCCGGACTGGTTCAGCGCCTCCCAGATTGCCGATATGGTGGCCGTGTCCGAGTCCACTCCCGGCCCCATCGGGGTGAATATGGCCACCTATGTGGGCTTCCAGGTGGGGAGCATTCCCGGTGCCATCGTTGCCACCATCGGCCTGGTGACTCCGTCTATCATCGTCATCCTTATCATCGCCGCCTTCCTGCGCAGCTTCCGGGACAGCAAGCTGGTAAACAGCGTCTTTTACGGCCTGCGACCGGCCTCGGCGGCCATGGTGGCGGCGGCGGGGCTCAGCGTGGCGGGGGTAGCCCTGCTCCATAGCGGCATGACGGGCTTGGCGGCGCTGAACTGGAAGGCTCTTCTTCTGGCGGCCGTGCTGCTGGTCCTCACCCGGTGGGTAAAGCCCACTAAGGGCCTGCATCCCATTCTGTTCATCCTGGCCTCCGCCGTGGTGGGCGTGGTATTTAGCTTTTGA
- a CDS encoding DUF896 domain-containing protein — MEQKKIDRINELARKAKTPEGLTPAETEERAALRQEYLNSVMDNLRRELDNTWVVDEQGNKRKLTPGKKNMS, encoded by the coding sequence ATGGAACAGAAAAAAATTGACCGCATCAATGAGCTGGCCCGGAAGGCCAAGACCCCCGAGGGGCTGACCCCTGCCGAGACGGAGGAGCGGGCCGCTCTGCGCCAGGAGTATCTCAACAGCGTCATGGACAATCTCCGCCGGGAGCTGGACAACACCTGGGTGGTGGATGAGCAGGGCAACAAGCGGAAGCTGACGCCGGGGAAAAAGAATATGTCCTGA
- a CDS encoding YlmH family RNA-binding protein: MEKRLLLDKLSASAEERVLLGRLWDALERCRSRNIPEESGFLSPHEQALAGQLMQALGVQEGWALWGGYQGAQRRQMHFLPDWAQGPEAGAIRALRCRFYETDHPTHRDFLGSLMGLGLTREKIGDILVSPQWADVLVGSSVADFLLQEWSQAGRVHLRLSEIGPEEIAVPEQPAKLLRDTVASLRLDSVLAAGFSLSRSVAADLIRSGKVEVNWMSCEKPDAPVQQGDVLTARGLGKCLVESVGGQSRKGRTGITMKRFL; this comes from the coding sequence ATGGAAAAACGACTTCTTTTGGATAAACTCTCCGCCTCGGCGGAGGAGCGGGTGCTGCTGGGCCGTCTGTGGGACGCTCTGGAGCGCTGCCGCAGCCGCAATATACCGGAGGAGAGCGGCTTCCTCTCCCCCCACGAGCAGGCCTTGGCCGGGCAGCTGATGCAGGCCTTGGGCGTGCAGGAGGGCTGGGCTCTTTGGGGCGGCTACCAAGGCGCCCAGCGCCGGCAGATGCACTTTCTCCCGGACTGGGCCCAGGGGCCGGAGGCCGGAGCTATCCGGGCGCTGCGGTGCCGGTTTTACGAGACGGACCACCCTACCCACCGGGACTTTTTGGGCAGTCTCATGGGACTGGGTCTGACAAGGGAGAAGATCGGTGACATTTTGGTTTCGCCCCAATGGGCGGATGTGCTGGTGGGCAGCAGCGTGGCGGATTTCCTTTTGCAGGAATGGTCTCAGGCGGGCCGGGTACACCTGCGCCTGTCGGAAATAGGGCCGGAGGAGATCGCCGTTCCCGAGCAGCCGGCAAAGCTCCTGCGGGACACCGTAGCCTCCCTGCGGCTGGACAGCGTATTGGCCGCCGGCTTTTCCCTCAGCCGCAGTGTGGCGGCGGACCTGATTCGCAGCGGCAAGGTAGAGGTAAACTGGATGTCCTGCGAAAAGCCCGACGCCCCGGTGCAGCAGGGCGATGTGCTTACGGCTCGGGGCCTGGGCAAGTGCCTGGTGGAGTCCGTAGGCGGCCAAAGCCGCAAGGGACGCACAGGCATTACCATGAAACGATTTTTGTAA
- a CDS encoding Ig-like domain-containing protein, whose amino-acid sequence MRLLKCPKCGEMFSDTYKTCPFCQEDEELHSGKPVKTGGRRVGGAKARPKVGGGVVVACLVLVLGLVACTIFGSQFTELFTGGKTDTPVRALTLSQRNADLTVGSTVKLTASGGESIVSFSSSNEAVATVSADGTVKAVGEGSAVVTAKAGDLTASCSVAVKGTEQTDVPAKGLTLRSIFQDEGTSLDDFSITPGEEVQMVVDGTDSAVTWKIGDTSVATISADGIVTGVSNDASKVTTITATVDGQTLTCNVRGGGTN is encoded by the coding sequence ATGAGGAGCTGCACAGCGGCAAGCCCGTAAAGACCGGCGGACGCCGGGTAGGCGGCGCCAAGGCCCGGCCCAAGGTGGGCGGCGGTGTCGTGGTGGCGTGCCTGGTGCTGGTGCTGGGTCTGGTGGCCTGCACCATCTTCGGCAGCCAATTCACCGAGCTTTTCACCGGCGGCAAGACCGACACGCCCGTCCGGGCTCTGACGCTCAGCCAAAGAAATGCCGACCTCACTGTGGGCAGCACCGTGAAGCTCACCGCCTCCGGAGGCGAAAGCATCGTCAGCTTCTCCAGCAGCAACGAAGCCGTGGCCACCGTTTCCGCCGACGGCACCGTGAAGGCCGTAGGCGAGGGCAGCGCCGTGGTCACTGCCAAGGCAGGAGACCTTACCGCCTCCTGCAGCGTAGCGGTGAAGGGGACGGAGCAGACGGATGTGCCTGCAAAGGGCCTGACACTGAGATCTATCTTCCAGGACGAAGGAACCTCTTTAGATGATTTCAGCATTACCCCCGGGGAAGAAGTCCAAATGGTCGTTGACGGAACTGACTCTGCGGTGACATGGAAAATCGGTGATACTTCTGTTGCAACAATTTCCGCAGATGGTATTGTAACTGGCGTTTCTAACGATGCAAGTAAAGTCACCACTATAACCGCAACTGTAGATGGCCAAACGCTTACCTGTAATGTTCGCGGCGGCGGAACTAACTGA